In the Ipomoea triloba cultivar NCNSP0323 chromosome 6, ASM357664v1 genome, one interval contains:
- the LOC116022245 gene encoding ATP synthase delta chain, chloroplastic gives MAALQQTPITFQARSPPSTQIIVSPTAKLSFSGGLRLPKFTVKAPSKKLSRGGRGGGVLGAKMVDSPAESYAVALCDVAKSNGTLEKTAADLEKIENVFTEESVFDFFANPIMSDEKKREVVAEIAKSSELQPHVVNFLNILVDMDRMELIKEIVQEFELVYNKLTDTELAVVTSVVKLESQHLAQIAKGVQRLTGAKNVRIKTVLDPSLVAGFTIRYGDSGSKMIDMSVKKQLDDIAAQLDIGDLQLAV, from the coding sequence ATGGCGGCTTTGCAACAAACTCCGATCACATTCCAGGCGCGCTCACCGCCGTCGACTCAAATCATCGTCTCGCCGACGGCGAAACTCTCCTTCTCCGGAGGCCTTAGGCTTCCGAAGTTCACCGTCAAGGCCCCCTCCAAAAAACTCTCCCGCGGCGGCCGCGGCGGCGGAGTACTCGGTGCCAAAATGGTTGACTCGCCCGCAGAAAGCTACGCCGTCGCGCTCTGCGACGTCGCCAAGTCGAACGGAACTCTGGAGAAAACCGCGGCCGACTTGGAGAAGATCGAGAATGTGTTCACAGAGGAATCGGTGTTCGATTTCTTCGCTAACCCTATCATGAGCGATGAGAAGAAGCGGGAGGTCGTTGCCGAGATCGCCAAGTCGTCTGAGCTCCAGCCGCACGTGGTCAACTTCCTCAACATCCTCGTGGACATGGACCGCATGGAGCTGATCAAGGAAATCGTGCAGGAGTTCGAGCTAGTGTACAACAAACTCACGGACACGGAGCTCGCCGTCGTCACTTCGGTGGTGAAGCTGGAGTCGCAGCATCTGGCTCAGATCGCCAAAGGCGTTCAGCGCCTAACCGGAGCGAAGAATGTTCGAATCAAGACGGTGCTCGATCCATCTCTCGTGGCCGGATTCACGATCCGGTATGGCGATTCCGGCTCCAAAATGATCGATATGAGTGTAAAGAAGCAGCTCGATGATATTGCTGCACAGCTTGATATCGGAGACCTTCAGTTGGCCGTATAA